One window from the genome of Helicoverpa armigera isolate CAAS_96S chromosome 4, ASM3070526v1, whole genome shotgun sequence encodes:
- the LOC110370435 gene encoding leucine-rich repeat-containing protein 74A → MESKSDQIEDHASIEDIYQVAELASTSSEGSIYDDPSIRAYDESSKMKLYLEGLYSPGSGDICTKFATMSRSSMFLHQYYQYPSVKDPGIEQALLFPEGKKIYADDGQELYLDLCKEMDIIPVRMFHRQLKTKSINLKYYGVNPVGIRAMCLALASNRTVECLDLTSNFLEHLDACYHLGELLGKRTALKSLILSGCRIGYRGLQRVIVHLHSRIMTTLDVTGNNILDTGVSYIAEQIRHGAIIRRLNLGRNDLSSESCTMLAEVLEIKPVVQYLDLSWNKFVKMKGPSTLLRILSVSDVLVELNMAWTSIAVVRELGNLLGIKTLKVLNLSNNRLGSPSAHVLASRLHLAKSLQILDVSSNPFTPSDALYLLSKMRHKKVRLKQLLMDYISVSKEFGIELNEIKQLRSRKNMIVTHGDILRNYTLPERDLKGILMNRLHLVMSKMKHIDIDILLYFLEQNKTKSTLETSEFARILKQYEVPLKDDFIQEFVKAFSGSRAAAKLINLDLVVDYIRRFFPDKKLPPTPPATVVAQTGTQTPLPSNKKTGKKKK, encoded by the exons ATGGAGAGCAAATCTGACCAGATCGAAGACCATGCGTCTATCGAAGACATTTACCAAGTTGCTGAGCTGGCTTCAACGTCTTCTGAAGGATCCATTTATGATGACCCGTCCATTCGTGCTTATGACGAATCTTCTAAGATGAAGCTATATTTAGAAGGTTTATATAGTCCTGGTAGTGGAGATATATGTACGAAGTTTGCGACCATGTCTCGGAGCTCAATGTTTTTACATCAGTATTATCAATATCCAAGTGTTAAGGATCCGGGAATTGAACAGGCGTTGCTGTTTCCAG AAGGAAAAAAGATATATGCAGACGATGGTCAGGAGTTATACCTAGATTTATGCAAAGAAATGGATATTATCCCAGTAAGAATGTTCCATAGGCAACTAAAGACGAAGAGTATAAATTTAAAG TATTATGGCGTGAATCCAGTAGGAATAAGAGCGATGTGCCTTGCCTTAGCTTCGAATCGAACTGTAGAGTGTCTGGACCTGACCAGCAATTTTTTGGAACATCTTGATGCTTGCTACCACCTGGGAGAACTGTTAGGCAAAAGAACTGCTTTGAAGTCACTCATTTTAAGTGGATGCAG aaTTGGATACCGAGGACTGCAAAGGGTTATAGTACACCTGCACAGTCGCATCATGACTACACTAGATGTAACAGGGAACAATATCCTAGATACTGGTGTTTCGTACATCGCTGAACAAATCCGACATGGAGCTATAATTAGAAG GTTGAATTTGGGACGAAATGATTTGTCAAGTGAAAGCTGCACCATGTTGGCCGAAGTTCTAGAGATTAAGCCTGTTGTACAGTATTTGGATCTTTCATGGAATAAGTTCGTAAAGATGAAAG GTCCATCCACATTACTCCGTATTTTGTCTGTAAGTGACGTGTTAGTCGAGCTCAATATGGCGTGGACCAGCATTGCAGTTGTGAGAGAACTTGGGAACTTACTgggaataaaaacattgaagGTGTTGAATCTTAGCAATAACAG attAGGGTCGCCTTCAGCTCACGTGTTAGCCAGTAGGCTTCACTTGGCGAAGAGTCTACAAATATTAGACGTGTCAAGCAACCCATTTACGCCATCCGATGCGTTGTATTTGCTTTCGAAAATGAGACATAAGAAAGTCAGGCTGAAACAACTTCTGATGGACTATATTTCGGTCAGCAAGGAGTTTGGCATA GAATTAAATGAGATAAAACAGCTAAGATCCAGGAAGAACATGATTGTAACCCACGGAGATATTCTTCGCAACTACACGCTGCCGGAACGCGATCTGAAGGGCATACTGATGAATAGACTACATCTAGTTATGAGCAAGATGAAACATATCGATATTGATATCTT ATTATATTTccttgaacaaaataaaactaaaagtacTCTTGAAACGAGTGAGTTCGCTCGAATCTTAAAGCAATATGAAGTTCCTCTAAAAGACGACTTCATCCAGGAATTCGTCAAAGCTTTCTCGGGATCCAGAGCTGCGGCAAAATTGATCAATCTGGACC TGGTAGTAGACTATATCCGGCGATTTTTTCCGGATAAGAAGCTACCCCCGACGCCACCGGCAACTGTTGTAGCCCAAACTGGGACCCAAACTCCACTTCCAAGTAATAAGAAGACGGGTAAGAAGAAAAAGTGA